The Lewinella sp. 4G2 nucleotide sequence CCCCTGTTTACCCAGGCTCATTGCGCTTTCAAGGCCAATGAAGCTGCCGCCGACAATAACCACCGGCGTGCCTTTCTTCACTTGCTCGCGGATTCGGCGGCCATCCCTGGCGTTCCGGATTGTGTAGATGCCACCAAGTTTCGCACCGGGTGCGTCCAACTTGCGCGGCGCGCCTCCCGTGGCGAGTAGCACCTTGTCGTACGTCAGTGTTTTACCATCGGCAACGATCTTTTTTTCCCGTACATCGACGGACTCAGCGGTCGTTTTCTCGAGCAAAACAACTCCCTGCTTTGCGTAAAACTCTTCGGAGTGCAAGGGCAGATCAGCGGGATCCTTGGCTCCGGAAAGCAGGGCCTTACTAACGTGCGTCCGGTCGTAAGGCGGCAGATCCTCGCTGGTAATCATGACGATGCTTCCTTCGCCATCGTGTTCGCGAATACCGTACACGGCGTTGGCAGCGGCAATTCCACCACCGACAATCGCGTATTTATAATGCCCTTCGTCCGATTTTTCGGGCGCTGCCGCAGGTGCAGGGTTAAGGGGGGAGGCAGCCTTAGGCTCCGTTGCCACCAGAATATCATCGCCGTCCACCCGAACGTCAAAGGTCGCAATGCCATCCAGCCCGGGGGCTTCGATCTGAGCTCCGGTGCGGACATCAAAGCAAGCGTGGTGGAAGGGGCACCGAAGGCGGTGCTCACAAAGGGCCGCATTCTCTAATGGAAGCCCAAAATGGCTACACTTGGACTCCACTGCGTAAACTTCCCCATCGACGTTAGTAAGTAGCACTTTGTATTCGCCATGGTCAAATTGGTGGGTGTGCCCGGCGGGCAAATTGCTAAGCTTAAAAACTGGAGTCATAACTGAGGGCTGAGTTGGATTATATGGTAACTGTTTCGGTACTCCAATCTGGAACGGTGGTAAATGGTTCACTAAAACCCGGGTGAAGCAGGAGTAGCCTCACTCAATTCGCATGTGCCTGCTGACGGGTGCCTAAATCACTTCAATCAGGTGATCGCCCGCCGAAACCATTGCACCGAACGGCCGACAGTGGATATCGTGCGTTTGGCAGAGCGCGATGAATTCGTCGGCGTGGTCCGTAGCGACCGCACAGAGTAACCCGCCGCTCGTTTGGGGATCGGCGAGTAGGTGCAACGCTCGGTCATCAGCGGCTTTGATACCTTGTCCGTAACTGTCCAAATTGCGGATTGTACCGCCGGGGATGCAGCCTTCCGCAAGGTAGTGGTCCAATACGCCATCGCCGATGAAGGGGACATCATCCAGTCGAATCCGGGCTTTAGTATTGCTGGAATTACACATTTCCGTTAGGTGGCCGAGCAGGCCGAAGCCGGTCACGTCCGTCATGGCGTGAACGTAGTCCAGTTGGCCAATCTCCTGCCCGATACGGTTCAGTTTGGTCATTTGTTGGACGGCCAAGTGGGCATCTTCGGTACGTAGTTTTTTCTTTTTCTGCGCGGTGCTGAGGATACCAACACCGAGTGGCTTAGTCAGGAAAAGAAGATCGCCAGCGTGGGCGCCACCGTTCTTCTTCAGGTATTTATTCTGTACCCTTCCCGTTACGGCCAATCCAAAAATGGGTTCCGGGCTGTCAATACTGTGCCCACCGGCGAGCGGGATTCCGGCTGCCTCACAAGCCTGGCGGCCACCC carries:
- a CDS encoding FAD-dependent oxidoreductase, whose translation is MTPVFKLSNLPAGHTHQFDHGEYKVLLTNVDGEVYAVESKCSHFGLPLENAALCEHRLRCPFHHACFDVRTGAQIEAPGLDGIATFDVRVDGDDILVATEPKAASPLNPAPAAAPEKSDEGHYKYAIVGGGIAAANAVYGIREHDGEGSIVMITSEDLPPYDRTHVSKALLSGAKDPADLPLHSEEFYAKQGVVLLEKTTAESVDVREKKIVADGKTLTYDKVLLATGGAPRKLDAPGAKLGGIYTIRNARDGRRIREQVKKGTPVVIVGGSFIGLESAMSLGKQGGKITVISPEETLFEKQFGKEVGDFIQQLHEAAGVKFKLGDKVKEFEGKGSVRAVITEGGERLKADVVVVGIGVQPSTNYLTGLAANDDGGISVDNHLATSAPGTYVAGDIAEYPDRTGVARIEHWKVAAQQGRVAGRNMAGHAEPYTMLPFFWSNQQGTNLRYAGHATDFDQVLLDGVPGETSFIAYYVKGETLQAALGVKRDKDVAIIAEQMNAGKLPPVVNLVGTNWSEFAGQN
- the selD gene encoding selenide, water dikinase SelD; protein product: MAIKLTEYSHGAGCGCKISPAILDKILSQTNQGPVYEQLLVGNDQRDDAAVFDLGDGTSIISTTDFFMPIVDDPLTFGKIAATNAISDVYAMGGTPLMAIAILGWPIKQLQAEVAGTVVEGGRQACEAAGIPLAGGHSIDSPEPIFGLAVTGRVQNKYLKKNGGAHAGDLLFLTKPLGVGILSTAQKKKKLRTEDAHLAVQQMTKLNRIGQEIGQLDYVHAMTDVTGFGLLGHLTEMCNSSNTKARIRLDDVPFIGDGVLDHYLAEGCIPGGTIRNLDSYGQGIKAADDRALHLLADPQTSGGLLCAVATDHADEFIALCQTHDIHCRPFGAMVSAGDHLIEVI